In a single window of the Nicotiana tomentosiformis chromosome 8, ASM39032v3, whole genome shotgun sequence genome:
- the LOC104101141 gene encoding uncharacterized protein — protein MGSAPTVFQGVPLVESVTPEGQAEGTSSVARKLTFSTVSRAEKLMAADIVKGNRSQQLGIKLDYFPLVLKDGVKTVQLVMLRLKKSVFLHNEGYFIFRFIYEEEKVTLFQNGPYTFNNRPLVLKQWEPNFQMSKEPLQVIPVWVRFPKLPIQYWTLRSLGRIASCLGKPVCTYKLIAKGDRVSYAHILIEMDVSMELQEEIPIELRGGKCKLHTIEYEWKPLYCQTCLNIEHHNGDCKKTMQTDKVKQQMNRKKQKMDWRAKSRGNKKLATIQEHERQSQLYEDSEKIERLLRQNQFSALRIQPMIAAPKLTKDLNPLRKNPP, from the exons ATGGGTAGTGCTCCAACGGTATTTCAAGGTGTGCCGTTGGTTGAATCTGTCACCCCTGAAGGACAAGCCGAAGGTACCTCCTCAGTGGCAAGGAAACTTACTTTCTCTACTGTTTCGAGGGCAGAAAAATTAATGGCGGCTGATATTGTCAAAGGTAACAGATCCCAGCAATTAGGTATAAAACTTGACTATTTTCCTCTAGTTTTAAAAGATGGGGTGAAGACAGTCCAATTAGTCATGTTGAGGTTGAAGAAGAGT GTATTCTTACACAATGAGGGTTATTTCATATTTCGGTTCATATATGAGGAAGAGAAGGTCACCCTGTTCCAAAATGGGCCATACACATTTAACAACAGACCACTTGTCCTCAAACAGTGGGAACCAAATTTCCAGATGAGCAAGGAACCTCTCCAAGTTATCCCTGTGTGGGTGAGGTTCCCTAAGTTGCCTATTCAATATTGGACACTAAGAAGCCTAGGTAGGATAGCTAGTTGTTTGGGGAAGCCTGTATGCACATATAAACTCATAGCTAAAGGTGATAGAGTATCCTATGCGCATATTCTAATTGAGATGGATGTCTCAATGGAACTCCAAGAGGAAATACCAATTGAATTACGAGGAGGCAAGTGCAAACTGCACACTATTGAATATGAATGGAAGCCCTTATACTGTCAGACATGCCTCAATATAGAGCATCACAATGGTGATTGTAAGAAGACAATGCAAACTGATAAAGTGAAGCAGCAGATGAATAGGAAGAAACAGAAAATGGATTGGAGA GCTAAAAGCAGGGGAAACAAAAAATTGGCTACCATCCAAGAGCATGAGAGACAAAGTCAGCTATATGAGGATAGTGAGAAGATTGAAAGGCTACTAAGGCAGAATCAATTCAGTGCCTTAAGAATTCAACCAATGATAGCCGCTCCAAAACTGACAAAGGATCTCAATCCTCTAAGGAAGAATCCTCCATGA